The following coding sequences are from one Salvia hispanica cultivar TCC Black 2014 chromosome 3, UniMelb_Shisp_WGS_1.0, whole genome shotgun sequence window:
- the LOC125214053 gene encoding mitoferrin-like — protein MATDASPKFQQAELIPLPPQPDYSPAIAAVEHDGLRFWQYMIAGSVAGMVEHMAMFPVDTIKTQMQALGSCPIRSASVNQAVQSILKADGARGLYRGIGAMALGAGPAHAAYFSVYEICKKSFSGGDPDNHAAHAAAGICATVASDAVLTPMDMVKQRLQLGSSPYKGVLDCVTRVMRQDGFRAFYASYWTTVLMNAPFTAVHFAAYEAAKRGLTEVSNSPESLSEETLVVHATAGAAAGAMAAALTTPLDVVKTQLQCQGVCGCDRFASGSIGDVFRTIIKKDGYRGLMRGWMPRMLFHAPAAAICWSTYEAAKSFFQDSNNGNNINNVT, from the exons ATGGCCACAGACGCCTCTCCGAAATTCCAGCAAGCGGAGCTGATCCCCTTGCCACCGCAGCCCGATTACAGCCCGGCAATCGCCGCCGTGGAGCATGACGGGCTCCGATTCTGGCAGTACATGATCGCCGGCTCCGTCGCCGGCATGGTGGAGCACATGGCGATGTTCCCCGTCGACACCATCAAAACCCAAATGCAAGCCCTAGGCTCCTGCCCCATCCGGTCCGCCAGCGTCAATCAAGCCGTGCAGTCGATTCTGAAGGCCGACGGCGCCAGAGGCCTCTACCGCGGGATCGGCGCCATGGCGCTCGGCGCGGGGCCCGCGCACGCGGCCTACTTCTCCGTCTACGAGATATGCAAGAAGAGCTTCTCCGGCGGCGATCCGGACAACCACGCGGCGCACGCGGCCGCGGGCATATGCGCCACCGTCGCCAGCGACGCGGTGCTCACGCCGATGGATATGGTGAAGCAGAGGCTGCAGCTGGGCAGCAGTCCGTACAAGGGGGTTTTGGATTGCGTCACGAGAGTGATGAGGCAGGATGGGTTTAGGGCGTTTTACGCCTCTTATTGGACTACGGTGCTGATGAATGCGCCTTTCACGGCGGTGCATTTCGCGGCGTATGAGGCCGCGAAAAGGGGTTTGACGGAGGTCTCAAATTCGCCGGAGAGTTTAAGTGAGGAAACGTTGGTGGTCCATGCTACAGCTGGCGCGGCAGCTGGGGCAATGGCTGCCGCCTTGACCACTCCCCTTGATGTTGTCAAGACTCAATTGCAGTGCCAG GGTGTCTGTGGATGTGATAGATTTGCTAGTGGTTCAATCGGGGATGTTTTTCGAACaataataaagaaagatggatacaGAGGTCTTATGAGAGGATGGATGCCCAGAATGCTCTTCCATGCTCCAGCTGCTGCAATTTGCTGGTCTACGTATGAAGCAGCAAAATCCTTCTTCCAAGATTCAAACAATGGCAACAACATTAACAATGTGACTTAG
- the LOC125214054 gene encoding probable protein phosphatase 2C 1 isoform X2, with amino-acid sequence MKRVVAMLERNGILKMANVGDCGVRIIRRGQVVFSTSPQEHYFDCPFQLSSEAAGQTFLDATVMTVELMEEDTVVMGSDGLFDNVYDTEILEVVDSCDNVADAAKALANLAHSHSKDSSFDSPYSQEARARGFDVPWWKKFMGMKLTGGKLDDITVIIGQVESSLSS; translated from the exons ATGAAGAG AGTTGTTGCTATGCTTGAAAGGAATGGGATATTGAAGATGGCGAATGTAGGGGATTGCGGTGTGAGAATCATACGGAGAG GTCAAGTAGTATTTTCTACATCTCCACAAGAACACTATTTCGACTGCCCATTTCAGCTGAGTTCGGAGGCTGCTGGTCAGACATTCCTAGATGCAACG GTGATGACTGTGGAGCTGATGGAAGAGGATACGGTCGTGATGGGGTCGGATGGGCTATTCGACAATGTTTATGACACAGAAATTCTTGAAGTTGTGGACTCATGTGATAATGTTGCTGATGCTG CAAAGGCATTGGCTAATCTTGCTCATAGCCATTCGAAGGATTCGAGCTTTGACTCTCCTTATTCCCAAGAGGCTCGAGCCCGG GGTTTTGATGTTCCTTGGTGGAAGAAATTCATGGGGATGAAGTTAACAGGTGGGAAGCTTGATGATATCACTGTGATCATTGGGCAAGTGGAGAGCTCATTGAGctcatga
- the LOC125214054 gene encoding probable protein phosphatase 2C 1 isoform X1, with translation MASPAALRPFSTVVYSANRLNPSISSIYKPKTLLCTASSLSNLVGSEAGVCLSVGTHLIPHPDKVEKGGEDAFFVSNHRGGVIAVADGVSGWAEKDVNPALFSRELMAHASSLVEDEEVNYEPRSLIRKAHAATTSIGSATTVVAMLERNGILKMANVGDCGVRIIRRGQVVFSTSPQEHYFDCPFQLSSEAAGQTFLDATVMTVELMEEDTVVMGSDGLFDNVYDTEILEVVDSCDNVADAAKALANLAHSHSKDSSFDSPYSQEARARGFDVPWWKKFMGMKLTGGKLDDITVIIGQVESSLSS, from the exons atgGCAAGTCCAGCAGCTTTGAGGCCTTTCAGCACTGTCGTTTACTCGGCAAACCGACTCAATCCATCAATCTCCTCTATTTACAAACCCAAGACTCTTCTTTGCACTGCATCATCTCTCTCCAATCTTGTTGG CTCAGAAGCAGGCGTGTGCTTGAGTGTTGGAACCCACCTCATTCCCCATCCCGACAAG GTTGAGAAAGGCGGAGAAGACGCCTTCTTTGTCAGCAACCACCGCGGCGGAGTCATTGCCGTTGCTGACGGCGTTTCTGG TTGGGCTGAAAAAGATGTGAATCCAGCTCTTTTCTCTCGTGAGTTGATGGCTCACGCTTCTAGCTTAGTGGAAGATGAAGAG GTTAACTATGAGCCAAGAAGTTTGATTAGGAAAGCACATGCTGCTACCACTTCCATTGGCTCTGCCACTAC AGTTGTTGCTATGCTTGAAAGGAATGGGATATTGAAGATGGCGAATGTAGGGGATTGCGGTGTGAGAATCATACGGAGAG GTCAAGTAGTATTTTCTACATCTCCACAAGAACACTATTTCGACTGCCCATTTCAGCTGAGTTCGGAGGCTGCTGGTCAGACATTCCTAGATGCAACG GTGATGACTGTGGAGCTGATGGAAGAGGATACGGTCGTGATGGGGTCGGATGGGCTATTCGACAATGTTTATGACACAGAAATTCTTGAAGTTGTGGACTCATGTGATAATGTTGCTGATGCTG CAAAGGCATTGGCTAATCTTGCTCATAGCCATTCGAAGGATTCGAGCTTTGACTCTCCTTATTCCCAAGAGGCTCGAGCCCGG GGTTTTGATGTTCCTTGGTGGAAGAAATTCATGGGGATGAAGTTAACAGGTGGGAAGCTTGATGATATCACTGTGATCATTGGGCAAGTGGAGAGCTCATTGAGctcatga
- the LOC125216987 gene encoding shewanella-like protein phosphatase 1 isoform X1, producing MASVALGCFLPLQTLRRKPLLCCASTPHSFSQTTPTLKPIVVDGDPPTFVSAPGRRIVAVGDLHGDLDKAKHALQMAGVLSSDGQNLWVGGQTVLVQVGDILDRGEDEIAILSLLKSLDIQAKANGGAVFQVNGNHETMNVEGDFRYVDSGGFDECAAFLEYLEICNHNWEEAFVGWSSVSRRWREERDVPKNHWGPWNLVKQQKGVIARSYLLRPGGPLAFELAHHAVVLKVNDWVFCHGGLLPHHVEYGIERMNREVSHWMKDLGMDDHPPFIATRGYDSVVWSRLYSRDTSDLEDYQINQIQYILRDTLQAIGAKGMVVGHTPQSTGVNCEFNCSIWRVDVGMSSGVLDSRPEVLEIREGKARPITSRRDRYSELQVVDYI from the exons ATGGCTTCCGTTGCTCTCGGCTGTTTCCTTCCTCTGCAAACGCTTCGCCGCAAGCCCCTACTTTGCTGTGCTTCAACTCCTCACAGTTTCAGCCAAACCACACCCACCTTAAAGCCGATCGTCGTCGATGGTGATCCGCCCACTTTCGTCTCCGCTCCCGGTCGCCGAATAGTTGCGG TTGGGGACTTGCATGGAGATCTTGATAAAGCTAAGCATGCTCTTCAGATGGCTGGTGTCTTGAGTTCTGATGGCCAAAACTTATGGGTTGGTGGACAAACG GTATTAGTTCAGGTTGGAGATATACTTGATAGGGGCGAAGATGAAATTGCAATATTGTCCTTACTAAAGTCACTAGATATCCAGGCAAAAGCTAATGGGGGTGCAGTTTTCCAG GTTAATGGAAATCATGAAACCATGAATGTGGAAGGTGATTTTAGATATGTAGATTCAGGGGGATTCGATGAGTGTGCCGCCTTCCTGGAATATTTGGAAATCTGCAACCATAACTGGGAAGAAGCGTTTGTTGGTTGGTCCAGTGTATCAAGGAGGTGGAGGGAAGAGCGTGATGTGCCAAAGAATCATTGGGGTCCCTGGAATTTGGTAAAG CAGCAGAAAGGAGTCATTGCGAGATCATACCTCCTAAGACCAGGTGGCCCGTTGGCATTTGAATTGGCGCACCATGCTGTTGTTCTCAAAGTCAATGACTGGGTATTCTGTCATGGAGGCCTTCTTCCTCATCATG TTGAATATGGCATAGAGAGAATGAATAGAGAAGTATCACACTGGATGAAAGACCTTGGCATGGATGATCATCCCCCATTTATTGCCACCAGAGGCTATGATAGTGTAGTGTGGAGTCGTTTGTACTCCAGAGACACGTCAGATCTGGAAGATTATCAGATCAATCAG ATCCAATATATTCTTCGTGATACACTTCAAGCAATAGGTGCCAAAGGAATGGTGGTGGGACATACGCCACAAAGTACAGGAGTAAACTG TGAATTCAACTGTAGCATTTGGCGAGTTGACGTGGGAATGTCAAGTGGGGTCCTTGACTCAAGACCTGAG GTTTTAGAAATAAGAGAAGGTAAAGCAAGGCCAATCACGAGCAGACGAGATAGATACAGTGAGCTCCAAGTAGTTGATTATATCTAG
- the LOC125216987 gene encoding shewanella-like protein phosphatase 1 isoform X2 yields MASVALGCFLPLQTLRRKPLLCCASTPHSFSQTTPTLKPIVVDGDPPTFVSAPGRRIVAVGDLHGDLDKAKHALQMAGVLSSDGQNLWVGGQTVLVQVGDILDRGEDEIAILSLLKSLDIQAKANGGAVFQVNGNHETMNVEGDFRYVDSGGFDECAAFLEYLEICNHNWEEAFVGWSSVSRRWREERDVPKNHWGPWNLVKQKGVIARSYLLRPGGPLAFELAHHAVVLKVNDWVFCHGGLLPHHVEYGIERMNREVSHWMKDLGMDDHPPFIATRGYDSVVWSRLYSRDTSDLEDYQINQIQYILRDTLQAIGAKGMVVGHTPQSTGVNCEFNCSIWRVDVGMSSGVLDSRPEVLEIREGKARPITSRRDRYSELQVVDYI; encoded by the exons ATGGCTTCCGTTGCTCTCGGCTGTTTCCTTCCTCTGCAAACGCTTCGCCGCAAGCCCCTACTTTGCTGTGCTTCAACTCCTCACAGTTTCAGCCAAACCACACCCACCTTAAAGCCGATCGTCGTCGATGGTGATCCGCCCACTTTCGTCTCCGCTCCCGGTCGCCGAATAGTTGCGG TTGGGGACTTGCATGGAGATCTTGATAAAGCTAAGCATGCTCTTCAGATGGCTGGTGTCTTGAGTTCTGATGGCCAAAACTTATGGGTTGGTGGACAAACG GTATTAGTTCAGGTTGGAGATATACTTGATAGGGGCGAAGATGAAATTGCAATATTGTCCTTACTAAAGTCACTAGATATCCAGGCAAAAGCTAATGGGGGTGCAGTTTTCCAG GTTAATGGAAATCATGAAACCATGAATGTGGAAGGTGATTTTAGATATGTAGATTCAGGGGGATTCGATGAGTGTGCCGCCTTCCTGGAATATTTGGAAATCTGCAACCATAACTGGGAAGAAGCGTTTGTTGGTTGGTCCAGTGTATCAAGGAGGTGGAGGGAAGAGCGTGATGTGCCAAAGAATCATTGGGGTCCCTGGAATTTGGTAAAG CAGAAAGGAGTCATTGCGAGATCATACCTCCTAAGACCAGGTGGCCCGTTGGCATTTGAATTGGCGCACCATGCTGTTGTTCTCAAAGTCAATGACTGGGTATTCTGTCATGGAGGCCTTCTTCCTCATCATG TTGAATATGGCATAGAGAGAATGAATAGAGAAGTATCACACTGGATGAAAGACCTTGGCATGGATGATCATCCCCCATTTATTGCCACCAGAGGCTATGATAGTGTAGTGTGGAGTCGTTTGTACTCCAGAGACACGTCAGATCTGGAAGATTATCAGATCAATCAG ATCCAATATATTCTTCGTGATACACTTCAAGCAATAGGTGCCAAAGGAATGGTGGTGGGACATACGCCACAAAGTACAGGAGTAAACTG TGAATTCAACTGTAGCATTTGGCGAGTTGACGTGGGAATGTCAAGTGGGGTCCTTGACTCAAGACCTGAG GTTTTAGAAATAAGAGAAGGTAAAGCAAGGCCAATCACGAGCAGACGAGATAGATACAGTGAGCTCCAAGTAGTTGATTATATCTAG
- the LOC125215769 gene encoding serine/arginine-rich SC35-like splicing factor SCL30A — MRGRSYTPSPPRGYGRRERSPPRGGGGRYGRGGRDRDDAPTSLLVRNLRHDCRPEDLRRPFGQFGPVKDIYLPRDYYTGDPRGFGFVQFVDPADAADAKYHMDGQILQGRELTVVFAEENRKKPTEMRSRERGSSRGSSRVYDRRRSPPRYSRSPRYSSRSPPPRGREYYSPKRRYSRSISPHEKRYGRERSYSRSPAPRDQSPPPYDGARKHSGSPVRERSPFGSRSRSQSPGQGRGHSPVRAPPARSPSRSRSRSPYPADYPTGPVRDRSPSQ; from the exons ATGAGGGGAAGGAGTTACACACCTTCACCACCAAGAGGATATGGTAGGAGAGAAAGGAGCCCCCCAAGAGGAGGAGGGGGACGCTATGGTAGAGGAGGAAGAGATAGAGATGATGCTCCAACCAGTCTTTTAGTGCGCAACCTTCGCCATGACTGCAG GCCAGAAGACTTGCGGAGGCCATTTGGACAATTTGGCCCGGTTAAAGACATTTATCTGCCTAGGGACTACTACACTGG TGATCCTAGAGGATTTGGTTTTGTTCAATTCGTGGACCCTGCTGATGCTGCAGATGCTAAATATCACATGGATGGACAGATTTTGCAAGGTCGGGAATTGACTGTTGTTTTTGCAGAGGAAAACAGGAAAAAGCCAACTGAAATGAGATCCCGAGAAAGGGGAAG TAGTAGAGGAAGCAGTCGTGTTTATGATAGGAGGAGATCACCTCCTCGCTATTCCCGTTCTCCCCGTTATTCCTCCCGTTCACCACCTCCTCGGGGCCGTGAGTACTACTCTCCTAAGAGAAGATATTCAAG GTCTATTTCCCCTCATGAGAAGAGGTACGGTAGAGAGAGGTCATACTCACGCTCTCCAGCACCACGGGATCAGTCCCCCCCACCCTATGATGGAGCAAGGAAACACAGTGGAAGTCCAGTGAGAGAGCGGTCTCCATTTGGATCGAGAAGCCGCAGCCAGAGTCCTGGTCAAGGTCGTGGCCATTCTCCGGTTAGAGCTCCTCCTGCTCGAAGCCCCAGTCGTAGCAGAAGCAGGAGCCCTTACCCTGCAGATTATCCAACTGGACCTGTGAGGGATAGGTCTCCTAGCCAATGA
- the LOC125211255 gene encoding transcription initiation factor TFIID subunit 7-like, whose amino-acid sequence MEEQFILRVPPAVAERIERLLNDSSASSEDKNLDMVFSEDGRTGTFVIGNDHFSSSLLDLPSVVESYKTYDDNVLIKTADIGQMIMVREESDGVPEAVEYRHGLTPPMRDARRRRFRREPDLNPEVVRRVERDLQNIMAGGTAENIGVEMVEPGEYGDEAARNASKKVASAPLAKPDAPEAGTAGGEPDGSDTDETDDSM is encoded by the exons ATGGAAGAGCAGTTTATACTGCGAGTGCCACCAGCTGTAGCCGAAAGAATTGAGCGGCTCTTAAATGATTCATCTGCTTCTTCTGAGGATAAGAACTTGGATATGGTGTTTTCTG AGGATGGAAGGACCGGTACCTTTGTTATAGGCAATGACCACTTCTCTTCATCCCTCTTGGATCTTCCCTCTGTTGTAGAGTCTTACAAGACTTACGATGACAACGTTTTGATTAAAACTGCAGACATCGGTCAA ATGATAATGGTGAGAGAGGAGAGTGATGGTGTCCCGGAGGCAGTTGAGTATAGACATGGACTCACTCCACCCATGAGGGATGCTCGCAGACGGAGATTTCGTCGCGAGCCAGATTTAAAC CCTGAGGTTGTCCGTCGTGTAGAGAGAGATTTGCAGAACATCATGGCTGGTGGAACAGCTGAGAATATTG GTGTTGAAATGGTTGAGCCCGGGGAATATGGTGATGAAGCTGCTCGCAATGCGAGTAAGAAAGTGGCATCTGCACCTTTAGCAAAGCCTGATGCGCCTGAAGCAGGAACGGCTGGTGGGGAGCCTGATGGGAGTGATACTGATGAGACTGATGATTCGATGTGA
- the LOC125212524 gene encoding IQ domain-containing protein IQM2-like, with product MDVCRSIPPTVNCDLANSFQSITANLINNDKINKPSIESISLQHIQVECDDCKCMFDEDDNMVSPMAGSSMGRIPHSPKHEAAIKLQKVYKSFRTRRKLADCAVLIEQRWWKLLDFAELKHSSVSFFDIDRRETAISRWSRARTRAAKVGKGLSKNGKAQKLALQHWLEAIDPRHRYGHNLHIYYVKWLNSQSREPFFYWLDIGEGKDINLVEKCPRSKLHQQCIKYLGMMERKAYEVVIEGGRLLYKQTGEPLNTTRVCKWIFVLSTSRTLYVGKKRKGTFQHSSFLAGGATLAAGRIVAKNGVLKAVWPHSGHYKPTPENFQNFISFLRENNVDLSDVKLDSTDEQEDSLYNASSSTSSHKPQYAEESTTGQGFSALEIPCKDSLFEKLMTENQRSSSDESPTEEESKSFQLGKQLSWNWSTGAGPRIGCVRDYPWRLQERALEDVKLSPRSIKRLSSDSPFPSESQRADCILSCRTSAHSKTQSSPLHSLC from the exons ATGGATGTATGTCGTTCCATCCCTCCCACGGTTAACTGTGACTTAGCCAACTCTTTCCAATCCATCACTGCAAATCTTATTAACAATGACAAGATTAATAAGCCTAGTATTGAGTCCATCAGTCTCCAACACATACAAGTTGAGTGTGATGACTGCAAATGTATGTTTGATGAAGATGATAATATGGTGAGCCCTATGGCTGGATCATCGATGGGGAGAATCCCACATTCTCCGAAACACGAGGCAGCTATAAAGTTGCAGAAGGTTTACAAGAGTTTCAGAACCAGGAGAAAGTTAGCTGATTGTGCAGTTCTCATTGAGCAGAGATGGTGGAAGCTGCTAGACTTTGCAGAGCTCAAGCATAGCTCCGTTTCCTTCTTCGATATAGACAGGCGCGAGACTGCCATCTCGCGTTGGTCAAGGGCTCGAACGAGGGCTGCAAAG GTTGGAAAGGGGCTGTCCAAGAATGGAAAAGCTCAGAAACTTGCTTTGCAGCATTGGCTTGAAGCT ATTGATCCACGGCACCGTTATGGCCACAATCTCCATATCTATTATGTTAAATGGCTGAATTCACAAAGCAGAGAGCCCTTCTTTTATTG GCTAGATATAGGAGAAGGGAAAGACATAAATCTTGTCGAGAAGTGCCCTCGTTCGAAGCTTCATCAGCAGTGCATCAAGTATCTTGGCATG ATGGAACGGAAGGCGTATGAAGTTGTGATTGAGGGTGGGAGGCTCTTGTACAAGCAGACGGGGGAGCCCCTCAACACCACCAGGGTTTGTAAGTGGATTTTTGTCCTCAGCACGTCGAGGACATTGTATGTTGGGAAGAAAAGGAAGGGAACATTCCAACACTCGAGTTTCTTGGCTGGCGGTGCTACACTTGCTGCAGGGAGGATAGTGGCCAAAAACGGAGTCTTGAAG GCAGTGTGGCCTCACAGTGGTCATTACAAACCAACACCagaaaatttccaaaactTCATATCATTTCTCAGGGAGAACAATGTTGATCTCAGTGATGTCAAG CTTGACTCCACCGATGAACAAGAAGACAGCCTATACAATGCATCTTCATCAACATCATCACATAAACCTCAGTATGCAGAAGAAAGCACCACCGGTCAAGGCTTCAGTGCCCTCGAGATACCTTGCAAGGACAGCTTGTTCGAGAAGCTGATGACTGAAAACCAAAGATCAAGCTCTGATGAATCTCCAACCGAAGAGGAGAGCAAGTCTTTCCAACTGGGAAAGCAGCTATCTTGGAACTGGAGCACCGGGGCAGGCCCTCGGATTGGCTGCGTGAGAGACTACCCTTGGCGCCTCCAAGAACGCGCCTTGGAAGACGTAAAGCTCTCTCCACGAAGCATCAAACGCCTGAGTTCAGACTCCCCGTTTCCATCTGAATCGCAGCGAGCAGACTGCATTCTCTCTTGCAGGACTAGTGCTCATTCAAAAACACAGTCTTCACCACTGCATTCACTTTGCTAG